In Silurus meridionalis isolate SWU-2019-XX chromosome 29, ASM1480568v1, whole genome shotgun sequence, one DNA window encodes the following:
- the c29h6orf47 gene encoding uncharacterized protein C6orf47 homolog: MSGVVGRVWAWINPGNLYRPWGTKPKSEKSVTPEVQEKSRWRLGGLTSWVWGGWRNQNDEKPPTEEYWEAQEELLKPLEVEDLNAERPVTPPPPRWWRRIISPVFYLWPTSFKFRGRGESTWNEGSWDPDAKDTDFSDYDTPPPSPVPFSQRSSTFSFFAQSWSGEIVSEHYEICFNFLRHLFDLFVVGFLWTVSPPVKFVLDVLGVQGTLKLWLHGMAMFLVSSVGMAGLLWLVQEYLPQFALVYGIVQALVISVSVRQSVILGTGEDEKQDEDSEDETENALAHTESSSKSVDVS; the protein is encoded by the coding sequence aTGTCTGGTGTCGTAGGACGAGTTTGGGCATGGATCAACCCCGGGAACTTGTATCGCCCTTGGGGTACTAAACCCAAAAGCGAGAAAAGTGTGACACCTGAAGTCCAGGAGAAAAGCCGATGGCGTCTGGGAGGGTTAACGTCCTGGGTTTGGGGTGGCTGGAGAAACCAAAATGACGAGAAACCCCCAACTGAGGAATACTGGGAAGCTCAGGAGGAACTTCTGAAACCTTTAGAAGTGGAAGATCTAAATGCTGAGCGACCCGTGACGCCTCCTCCGCCACGGTGGTGGAGACGGATAATCAgtcctgtgttttatttatggcCGACGTCCTTCAAGTTCAGAGGACGCGGCGAGAGCACCTGGAACGAAGGATCGTGGGACCCTGACGCGAAAGACACCGATTTTTCCGATTACGACACCCCACCCCCGTCTCCTGTTCCGTTTTCCCAAAGGTCATCTACCTTTAGCTTTTTTGCTCAGTCCTGGTCTGGGGAAATCGTCTCCGAGCATTATGAGATCTGTTTCAATTTCCTTCGCCACCTTTTTGATCTGTTTGTAGTCGGGTTTCTGTGGACCGTTTCGCCCCCCGTCAAGTTTGTCCTGGACGTCCTGGGTGTTCAAGGCACACTGAAGCTCTGGCTCCACGGCATGGCCATGTTCCTCGTGTCCTCTGTGGGAATGGCCGGGTTGCTGTGGTTGGTTCAGGAGTACTTGCCTCAGTTCGCCCTGGTGTATGGAATCGTCCAGGCGCTGGTCATTTCCGTCAGCGTTCGCCAGAGCGTGATTTTGGGGACCGGAGAAGACGAGAAACAAGACGAGGACAGCGAGGACGAAACGGAAAATGCTTTGGCGCACACCGAGAGCAGCAGCAAGAGTGTCGATGTCTCTTGA
- the ppp1r11 gene encoding E3 ubiquitin-protein ligase PPP1R11, whose product MAEVAGPSSETITETVQTGTPPPPQQEGRSLTIKLRKRKTEKKVEWSSDTVDNEHMGRRSSKCCCIYEKPRQFGESSSESEGEDEEGCGSAHCILGHGKGQGQRGSDGGGSGGSTTPPSSGGTNPH is encoded by the exons ATGGCGGAGGTAGCGGGGCCGTCCAGTGAGACGATCACGGAGACGGTGCAGACGGGAACACCGCCGCCGCCCCAGCAG GAAGGAAGAAGCTTGACCATCAAGCTCCGAAAGAGGAAGACTGAGAAGAAGGTCGAGTGGTCCAGCGATACGGTGGATAACGAACACATGGGTCGCAGGTCCTCCAAGT GTTGCTGCATTTACGAGAAGCCGCGGCAGTTTGGCGAGTCGTCCTCAGAGAGCGAAGGGGAAGACGAGGAAGGATGCGGCAGCGCGCACTGCATCCTGGGCCACGGCAAAGGACAGGGACAGAGAGGCAGCGACGGCGGCGGCAGCGGCGGTTCCACTACGCCCCCTAGCTCTGGTGGAACAAACCCTCACTAA